The following are encoded in a window of Primulina eburnea isolate SZY01 chromosome 4, ASM2296580v1, whole genome shotgun sequence genomic DNA:
- the LOC140830138 gene encoding uncharacterized protein, protein MDLTVLGHKIYIQGIEVDKAKVKVITNLPPPASVKGVRSFPGHSGIREPEGAFGDSSYVAGTVLGSTLRGNVRPVIRRLVMFYGGTRWILHLQKLDLEIKDKNGVENIVADHLSWLEHVSKNCENEEIVDWFPDEQLLEVKNCLWATHKISTPYHFETSGQVEVSNHEIKRILEKVVGINGKDWLLRLDDALWAYMTPLKTPIGEHKLLQLDHLEEFRGEANNLVLNYKEHTKQARDKRITPKEFKEGEAVLFYNFMLRSSSSQGGRALT, encoded by the exons ATGGACCTCACAGTGCTAGGGCACAAGATTTATATACAAGGGATTGAGGTGGACAAAGCTAAAGTCAAAGTCATCACAAACCTACCACCGCCAGCATCAGTGaaaggagttagaagtttccCAGGACATTCCG GCATACGAGAACCTGAAGGAGCGTTTGGTGACAGCTCGTATGTTGCTGGCACCGTATTGGGATCTACCCTTCGAGGTAATGTGCGACCAGTGATACGGCGGTTGGTGATGTTCTATGGcggaacaag GTGGATCTTACATCTCCAAAAGTTGGACCtcgaaataaaagataaaaacgGTGTAGAGAACATAGTAGCTGATCATCTTTCTTGGCTTGAGCATGTTAGCAAAAATTGTGAAAATGAAGAGATAGTTGATTGGTTTCCGGATGAACAACTGTTAGAGGTGAAAAATTGTCTATG GGCCACTCATAAAATCTCCACTCCCTATCACTTCGAAACAAGTGGTCAAGTGGAGGTGTCGAATCACGAGATCAAGAGGATTCTGGAGAAGGTTGTGGGGATAAATGGAAAGGATTGGTTGCTAAGGTTGGATGACGCGCTTTGGGCGTATATGACTCCTTTGAAGACACCTATAG GTGAACACAAGTTGCTGCAGTTGGACCATTTGGAAGAATTCAGGGGTGAAGCCAATAACCTGGTGTTGAACTACAAGGAGCATACAAAGCAAGCACGCGACAAGCGCATTACACCAAAGGAATTCAAAGAAGGTGAAGCGGTGCTATTTTACAACTTCATGTTGCGCTCAAGCTCAAGTCAAGGTGGACGGGCCCTGACATGA
- the LOC140830139 gene encoding uncharacterized protein, whose protein sequence is MTSLQNSTKLESDKKFRLKMTTTRQLQNAPRPHDQAQEHHIEANDRALERFLRFKPPKFEGKPDAHQAESWLKKINKIFSVLNYSEKQKVNFSTYLFEEAAHNWWRTVEHNWTNNHTPKTWDNFLQEFKVMFLLSIKLYEYKKTSRYFLKKRKKKRKSESPTFLKITIGKENLKKEHNQSGTEKLSKENFQETTVKSVDIADYQIMKKKSVGEKLTRKDNPFLWNDECEKFFCKLKEMLTSAPVLALPEGTEEFVVYTDASKEGFGCVLMQNYNIIAYASRKLKNHELNYPTHDLELGAIVFALAKWRNYLYGKANVMADALSRKISMACLEMKEEREWVHIHSRGHLTGLRIELEFHTRIKQNQELEQEVSKLRIDTNFVTNFKGILFYHGRICVPSSMKKKIMEKSHQSRISIHPGGYKMHQEIKNTSGGKE, encoded by the exons ATGACGTCTTTGCAAAATAGTACTAAGCTAGAATCAGACAAGAAATTCCGTCTCAAGATGACCACAACTCGGCAACTG CAAAATGCACCACGACCTCATGATCAAGCTCAAGAACATCACATTGAGGCAAATGATCGAGCTCTTGAAAGGTTTTTGAGATTCAAACCGCCAAAGTTTGAAGGCAAACCAGATGCGCATCAAGCAGAATCTTggttaaaaaaaatcaacaaaatattcTCTGTTCTCAATTATTCTGAAAAACAAAAGGTGAATTTTTCCACTTACTTATTTGAAGAAGCAGCTCACAACTGGTGGCGTACTGTGGAACATAATTGGACAAATAATCACACCCCAAAAACGTGGGACAATTTTCTGCAAGAATTCAAAG TTATGTTTCTGCTGTCAATCAAGCTCTACGAGTATAAGAAGACATCAAGGTACTTCTTAAAAAAgaggaagaagaaaagaaaatcagAAAGCCCAACCTTTTTGAAGATAACAATCggaaaagaaaatttgaaaaaagaaCACAACCAGTCAGGCACGGAGAAGCTGTCAAAGGAAAATTTCCAAGAAACAACAGTAAAAAGCGTTGATATTGCGGATTACCAAATCATGAAGAAGAAAAGTGTGGGAGAAAAG CTAACTCGCAAAGACAACCCTTTCTTGTGGAATGATGAGTGTGAGAAATTTTTTTGCAAATTAAAAGAAATGCTTACTAGTGCACCTGTATTAGCTTTACCAGAAGGGACAGAAGAGTTTGTGGTTTACACAGATGCCTCAAAAGAAGGCTTTGGATGTGTATTGATGCAAAATTATAACATTATTGCATATGCATCTAGAAAATTAAAGAATCACGAGTTAaattatcccactcatgatctggaattaggagCAATAGTGTTTGCATTAGCAAAATGGAGAAACTACTTGTACG gtaaagctaatgtaatggctgatgctttaagtagAAAGATTAGCATGGCTTGTTTGGAAATGAAAGAAGAAAGAGAATGGGTACACATCCATTCACGTGGGCACTTGACCGGATTGAGAATCGAACTTGAATTTCATACTAGAATTAAGCAAAACCAAGAATTGGAACAAGAAGTTTCAAAACTCCGTATTGATACAAATTTCGTCACCAATTTCAAAGGAATACTTTTCTACCATGGCCGTATTTGTGTGCCTAGCtcaatgaaaaagaaaataatggAAAAATCACATCAATCTCGGATCAGCATTCATCCAGGAGGATATAAGATGCACCAAGAGATTAAAAACACCTCTGGTGGAAAGGAATGA